The Raphanus sativus cultivar WK10039 chromosome 6, ASM80110v3, whole genome shotgun sequence sequence atataatataattcctatatgtatgttgtgtttgttatctgaattttttttttaaaatataaagttgaaaacataattatataactaaatattaatcaaataatgttttaatttataataaaaagaatattaagctaaaaataaaaaacgaaattaatttatttaattagataattgatttaaattaataatataagatttatcaaaatctaaaaatatttaaaatatattaaattcctatatgtatgttgtgttgttatctgcatttttataaaatataaagttgaaaacaaaaagtatataactaaatataaaacgaataattttttattttatatatttgaaaagagaatattaagtgattttaagatttatttNNNNNNNNNNNNNNNNNNNNNNNNNNNNNNNNNNNNNNNNNNNNNNNNNNNNNNNNNNNNNNNNNNNNNNNNNNNNNNNNNNNNNNNNNNNNNNNNNNNNCAAATATATAGAAAGCTTAAAAAGGtgatttcttaaataattagaAAGCTTAAAAAGTTGGTTTCTTAAACAAAATTACATGTTTTAACCAATGCTTAAGGTTGGTTGTGCACTAACTTTTATTTGCTTTCCATGATGCATGCTATCACTTATCAAATAAGAATAACAAGtggttatatataatattatcattgaTGTGTTTGAAAAACCATAATAGGATTAAAAAGATTATACGATATCCTAAATCCAAAGCTATTTCGTTGAAAATTTTAAAGCActgattttaaaacaattataacgCATAAGTGGAATTCAGATTCTAACTAATTACGTTCAAAGCCAGCAACTATTTAGACCTTTAGATCCAgtcttttaatttaaaacaactAACCCTTAACCAATTTACGTAATTGCCTTGATCATATCCTCTATATTGTTAGCAAATATATCTCAGTCTTTTATTTCAGGCTAAATTTTGAAATACATGAGCATATATAAAGAAACACAGGCTGGCGAGTTCATTTGTCACAACCAAAAATGAACAAGAAAATAGGTTGGCGTATGCAAGTGAAGTTCTATATCATTCTTGGAGCAATTCACAGCTCTTTCAGGTGAATTATTGGAATAATTTTTTACTGAGGCATATGTGTGTTTTATATAACGAGATTCGTTATGGTTATGAAAAGctcaaaattaaaacaattttttgacTCCAAAACAATACAAATGGGACAATCACGTTTTATTATGTCTGTTCAAACTGTCAAGAAATTTCATTAATGTATAATGTTCTTTCGATTTTTATTATAGACGAAACCAAACTCACTTACCAGAAGGCATAGAtggttatgattttttttcccaAAAGTAATGGACGATCCAACTGGTTTAGAGCTGAAGTTCTTCTTCCACAAGGAGCTCAATCAATACAACTAAAACAGAatctctttttaaaaattacctcTAATCTTCCTTGGTATATTACTTCTTTGTCATTATAGTTTTGCCTAACAATTAAAAACCCATTAAGGAAAAATGGTATTGTATTAGCTAATAATAactaactagatcttgacccgtacACCCTGCGGGTGTTTAATTTCAGTTTATTAATGTAAAAACCATGTTTATACGTTATGCAAATATTTTTAGTGGATTCcgattatttaaaattaaagtggtgattgaaaatatatagaataaagGTAATTTCTTAACTATAATTAACTTTTAGAGTAGGTTCAGTggcacaaaaaataatattacaagaTACACTAAAGACAAATAATAAGAatgattctgttttaataaaatatatattaaatgtttttattaattttttttgtgtacaTTTGTCTATTCAATTAATTATTCGAATCCACCacttgtttttttgttgattcTTATATTATCTATCTTCCGGGATCTCTATTTAATTATTACATGAACTAATATATACTTTCTtaacaaatttgaaattattttgtatttaacaTCTTGCTATTGAAGTTAAAATTACATGTAATTTTTTCAATGTaagttataaataataaaattattatttaataattatattatagttttgaggaatataagtaatcatattcAGGACTCTCGTATACATTGAATTAAATAGAGAATcaattttttagaatatgaatGATATTGTCtatatctttattattttgttgcagactaactaatatattatatgtttacatGTGTTTTCAGATAAATGAAATTCACGGAtcaaaattctttaaaataaatattaattgattCCTTCCAATTTTATAGGAAAGTAGTTATTATAGTTGATAATATATGAGTGATTTAATAATGATGccaaaatttttatataagctAAATTAAATATGATTTCTGAACTATCATTATTCCAAACACCATGACATACAAACTATGTAACCAGAAAATATATACTTACGTTTTTAACAATTTATGGCTCCACACAATTTTGACTGgtaacacacatatatatatatatatataataatcatgTTTCATTGCATAgcataatttatattgttgCATACTGAagatatatgtttataatattgatttttatgcTTACATATTAAACTGCATGGAGTCTGTATTAGAATGATTTCCAGTTATATATTTGTCACCTTTAGTATTGTCCCTAGTTGTCCCTAAACGTATATGTATATGTGGAAGGataaccctaaactctaaattaaaaaaaaaaactctaaaccttgaaaatcatatatatatatatatatatatagtgtatgAAATATACAGTTAGTAAACTTTCATTACTCTGAGCCCAAATAGTCAAACACGTTTAACTATAGAATTCTTAATGGATGTGTGACCGAAAAAGTAAGCACATTTTAATGATGTAGATAGTCAAATCAATTATCTTCAACATTttcatatactccctccgttttcaaagagtgtcgttgtgacatttttcacacagattaagaaagttgttgaaatatatgtaagttgtaattaattatacctctttgatcaatactccctctgttttttaaagatgtatgttttaggaatttttttgtttcaaaaagatgtatttttcatattttcaatgtaatttttatcaactaattatgaataattgtgaatctcaaaaacattaattgtatttcttgaaattttattggtttagaaatatagaaatataaaataacaaaaaactatgcactaataagtaaattttaatatgttttattaaaaagtgtgaaaatctcaaaacatgtattatttaaaaacagagggagtagtattttagataaataaaattatttataaaatcaatgcagtttacaattaattttcagctgaaagttagtataatttacattggaattgtaaagtgacactctttgtgtaacaagaaaatgagctcagagtgacacttattatgaaacagagggagtaatacaAATCGGGATGTTATAAATAACGTACATGATAATTATGTGAAACTATTAAAATGTAAGAATACAACTGTCGCCAGAAAATAAGCTTAATTaaatcattcttttttttttgtaaaaatcatTCAAGCTACCACTTTATCTACTGTTTCTCTATAAAAGGGGCTATGAGCATTGAATGTACTCACTCACTTACTCTCGTTCTAAAAATAAACTAGATAAGCATTTAATCATCTGGAGAAAACTGGCACAGGCGATGATGAATTCTTCTTTACACGGAGAGGTTGAGGCAGATGTGGAGATTAGAGCTCCGGCCAAGAAATTCTTTCACATGTTCGCAGTGAGACCACAAGATGTTTCTAAAGCCTCTCCTGAAACCGTCCAGGGATGTCGTGTGCAAGGGGGAGAGATGGGAAGAGTTGGCACTCTCATCACTTGGAACTATGTTCTTGGTAAGAAAAACTTGTGTTATTGTTTACATCTATAATATACTGGACGCTAGAAGATGTGAGTAGTAAAAATTTATTTCGGTGCAGATGGGAAACCAAATGTGGCCAAGGAGAGGATCGAGGCAGTGGATCCGAAGAAGAACATGATAAAGCTGAAAGTGATAGAGGGAGATGTTACGGAAGAGTTCAAGAGCTTTTTAATAACGATCCAGGTGACTCCAAAGAAAGAAGGACCTGGAGGCGTGGTGAAATTGAAAATGACATATGAGAGGATTGATGAAAACGTGGCTCACCCAGAGACTTTGCTCCAAACTGGTATTGAATTGTTCAAAGACATTGACGAAATGCTTCTGCTTGAGGAGTAGATACTCGCCGAATATCTCTATAATATGTATCTATCTTTATGTATCTG is a genomic window containing:
- the LOC108806940 gene encoding MLP-like protein 43, whose amino-acid sequence is MYSLTYSRSKNKLDKHLIIWRKLAQAMMNSSLHGEVEADVEIRAPAKKFFHMFAVRPQDVSKASPETVQGCRVQGGEMGRVGTLITWNYVLDGKPNVAKERIEAVDPKKNMIKLKVIEGDVTEEFKSFLITIQVTPKKEGPGGVVKLKMTYERIDENVAHPETLLQTGIELFKDIDEMLLLEE